One window of the Esox lucius isolate fEsoLuc1 chromosome 8, fEsoLuc1.pri, whole genome shotgun sequence genome contains the following:
- the tbc1d7 gene encoding TBC1 domain family member 7 produces MAEDPPRNFRSAYYEKVGFRGVEEKKSLEILLKENPLDVEKLSTFSQRFPLPSMYRIHVWKVLLGILPPHSDSHTLVGGYRREQYQDVLEALTVMRFIQRATPQTQVYLRMFQLESQLLPRCSETTPPDSKDEDFLSIARSMEEIVEDPVDCYWLIKCFVNQFSNKFGDSIPHLPKSLEHYLSVEDPRLLNHLRTTGALAMLPYSLWFRRCFAGCLPESSLQRVWDKVISGSCKILVFVAVEILLSCKIMMMKTNRPEGVVNFLYNMPQENTDAIVSKAIDLWHKYCGTPMHPV; encoded by the exons ATGGCTGAGGACCCTCCGAGGAACTTCCGTTCTGCCTATTATGAGAAAGTGGGCTTCAGAGGGGTAGAGGAGAAGAAATCACTGGAAATACTTCTGAAGGAGAACCCACTGG ATGTGGAGAAGCTAAGCACTTTTAGTCAGAGGTTCCCTCTGCCCTCAATGTACAGGATCCATGTTTGGAAGGTACTTCTGG GTATCCTTCCTCCACACAGTGACTCCCACACCCTGGTGGGAGGGTACAGACGTGAACAGTACCAGGATGTGTTAGAGGCCCTGACTGTGATGCGGTTCATCCAGAGGGCCACGCCTCAGACACAGGTGTACCTTCGCATGTTCCAGCTAGAGAGCCAGCTGCTGCCCAGGTGCTCAGAGACCACTCCTCCG GACAGTAAGGATGAGGACTTCCTGTCCATAGCTCGATCCATGGAGGAGATTGTTGAGGACCCTGTGGACTGCTATTGGCTGATCAAATGCTTTGTCAATCAGTTCAGCAACAAGTTTGGAGACTCCATTCCTCATCTG CCCAAGAGTCTGGAACACTATCTGAGTGTGGAGGACCCTCGGCTACTGAACCATCTAAGGACCACCGGGGCTCTGGCCATGCTGCCGTACAGCCTGTGGTTCAGACGCTGCTTTGCTGGCTGCCTGCCCGAGTCCAGCCTCCAGAG GGTGTGGGATAAGGTGATCAGTGGATCGTGTAAGATCTTGGTCTTTGTTGCTGTGGAGATCCTCCTCAGCTGCAAGATCATGATGATGAAAACTAACCGACCGGAGGGCGTAGTCAACTTCCTGTATAAT ATGCCCCAAGAAAACACTGATGCAATAGTAAGTAAAGCCATTGACCTATGGCACAAGTATTGTGGCACTCCTATGCACCCTGTTTAG